In Quercus robur chromosome 11, dhQueRobu3.1, whole genome shotgun sequence, the following proteins share a genomic window:
- the LOC126706665 gene encoding peptidyl-prolyl cis-trans isomerase FKBP13, chloroplastic produces MSSLTSSIGTVNPRKFRIPNKRLIKNSDSKEASNIRFSSQSPRKSSLPIVQKNVNPITLLSRREALGFSFCFGFLDVLLQPEESVAAEAAPCELTVAPSGLAFCDKVVGTGPEAAKGQLIKAHYVGKLENGKVFDSSYNRGKPLTFRIGVGEVIKGWDQGILGGDGIPPMLAGGKRILKLPPELGYGVRGAGCKGGSCIIPPDSVLLFDVEFVGKA; encoded by the exons ATGAGCTCACTGACATCTTCAATTGGGACTGTGAATCCCAGAAAATTTAGAATACCCAATAAACgactaataaaaaattctgaTTCAAAAGAAGCATCAAATATCAGATTCTCAAGCCAGTCCCCACGGAAAAGCTCTTTGCCTATTGTACAAAAAAATGTGAACCCAATTACTCTACTCAGCAGAAGAGAAGCACTTGGTTTCAGCTTCTGTTTTGGCTTTCTTGATGTTCTCTTGCAACCAGAAGAGAGTGTAGCAGCTGAAGCAGCTCCATGTGAACTAACGGTAGCTCCCTCCGGCCTTGCCTTCTGTGATAAAGTTGTAGGAACTGGCCCTGAGGCTGCCAAGGGACAGTTGATTAAG GCACATTATGTCGGGAAATTGGAAAATGGGAAGGTTTTTGATAGCAGCTACAATCGAGGGAAGCCTCTTACATTTCGCATAGGTGTTGGCGAG GTCATCAAGGGCTGGGACCAAGGCATTCTAGGAGGTGATGGAATCCCTCCCATGCTTGCAG GTGGAAAACGCATACTAAAGCTTCCTCCAGAACTCGGATATGGCGTGAGAGGTGCCGGGTGTAAAGGAG GTTCTTGTATTATTCCTCCAGATTCAGTTCTCCTGTTTGATGTAGAGTTCGTTGGCAAGGCATGA
- the LOC126706480 gene encoding uncharacterized protein LOC126706480, with the protein MAKSMRSKRVKRLRAIRRDMVEPFYDNKDAAKLAAQEAALSAPKLPARASSTSTTTTTTTTTTAAMDLVTTNITTSSVNAMDMEMADGNQSVGSLKPVGGIGKKSKRKFKVGKSKRRGKGIRRKSHI; encoded by the exons atggctaagtcAATGAGATCAAAGAGGGTGAAGAGGCTTCGTGCAATTCGTAGAGATATGGTAGAGCCTTTTTATGATAACAAAGACGCTGCTAAGCTTGCTGCTCAAGAAGCCGCTCTCTCTGCCCCTAAGCTTCCAGCACGGGCCTCTTctacctccaccaccaccaccaccaccaccaccaccaccgcagCTATGGACTTGGTCACCACTAATATTACAACCTCCTCTGTTAACGCTATGG ATATGGAGATGGCTGATGGAAATCAAAGCGTGGGTTCCTTAAAGCCTGTTGGTGGAATAGGAAAGAAATCCAAAAGGAAATTCAAGGTGGGCAAAAGCAAGCGTCGTGGTAAGGGCATCAGGAGGAAGAGTCACATTTGA